In Candidatus Bathyarchaeota archaeon, the DNA window ATGGTTTAGTGGCGCCCTGGCCGGGATTTGAACCCGGGTCGGGCGGGCGACAGCCGCCTATACTAGACCGAGCTATACTACCAGGGCTGTTTAGCCAAGACGCCAAGTTTCATAAAGAAAAGAGGCTTCTACTTAAATTTTTATGAAACACATCTTTCGCTTGTTACCAAGAAGCTTTTTCCTTGGAAAAATCCTCTCTAAGCTTAGCAGCCATCTCACTGTCCTCCAGAATCACTGCCCCCCGATAGCCACATCTTCTACATTCCCAAGTAGACCAGAGCTGTGGCAGACCAGACGCCCAAAACACATCAGTTGAACCACACCTAGGACAAAACTTAACACGTTCCATCGCACGCTCCATATTCCTCTTCTCTCTTTTCAATTTCGCAACGTTCCATTTTTCTTTCAACAATTCACCAAGCCCCACAAAATCAAACTCTCTAACCTCAGCTCCACAGAGAGAACAACGCTCACCCGCATGCATCTCCTCGTCATAGACGCACTTAGGATTCGGACACGTCCATCCTCCCATAACAACCACACATCTCATTAGAGAAACTGCTACTTTTTTTACGTTGCCCCCTCCAAAGCCGAGAACTGAAAAAAGAGAGGGAAAAAGGAAGTTCTAGATGTGCACTCACTGCCTTATTTATGGATAAAAATATCTAGAGAACGCTGGAACAAGAGAAAAGTGGCGAGCCCGTCGGGAATTGAACCCGAGACCCCCGGGTTAAAAGCCCGGTGCTGTAGACGCTTTTGAACTCTATCCTTGCTGAGCTACGGGCCCTCTTTTACCTTCACCATTAAGGATTAAATTAAGGGTTTCTGTTATTTGTAACCTCGAAACGTCTGAACCGAACTTCAATGTATAGGGTTTCAGAAGTCAAATAAGAAAGATGCAGGAAATATTTAAATCACGAGTTATTCGAAGTCGCCGTTGTGTAGTTTGGTTCTAGAAAATAACATTATAAAGACTTAAAAGTGCAACTATGCTTAACAATTTGTGATAAATATGACAAATGAGTATGCTGCCTTAGCTTTCTGGATGTGTACCGCGATTTTGGGTATAATGGGTTTCATCTTGTCATTGGGAGGACTAGTTCTCCCGTGGGAAGGCCACACCGCTGGAATCATGACGGGTGGCGCTACATGGGCTGTTTATGGCTGCGTAATAATATTAGCCGGTCTCTTCGTCTTAATAATGCCCGGATCCCTCAACGCAAGCCCAGTGCTCATGGCAGCTGGAAGCCTACTCATAATATTCAGCGTGATTTACTCGTTCTTCAACAAATCCGGTCTGGTATCCTACGGAATATACGTCTCTTTAATAGGCGCAATAATAACATGCATCGGAGCAATTTTCTCCGCAATATACATCAAGTTTAAAGAAATGGCCAAGTAGACACCGTCTTCTGCAACGATTTTCAAGCCAACAATCTATTCTAAGAATACGGAAAAGTGTAAAGCTACTGGCGTTTTAGTTTTTGTCGCTTCTTCTCACCTACACTGTGAATTTTTCTCCTTCCGTAGCGATGCGTTCCAGCGCCATGTTAAGGTTGATGAGTCCATCGTTTGTTTTTGCGGAAACGGGTATCAGAAAGAACCTTAACCCCAACCTGTAAATAGCGTGCATCATGTCGCGGCTGAGTAAACGTCTCGTTCCAGTCAACTTTTCTTCGATCGCTGATTCTAACGTCTCAGGATCAGCAGACCAGTCTACGATGCGATTTACGTCTTCAGGTGGAAGGAGATCGCATTTTGACAGCACATACGTTTGGGGAACAAAAAAACGGTTGTATACCGCAGCGGATAGAAACATGTTTGAAACGTAGTTGAGGGGACCAGCGGAGAATACGGAGTCGAAGAGGTATATGATTACTTTAGGTTCCTTGGTTAGTTCATTTACGATGTAGGGTCCACTGGCTCTGAAGGCGAAGAGTTCCATCTGGCCTGGAGTGTCTACGAGAACTACATCGGGATTAAGATTTTCGATTTCTCGTCCAAGCTTTTCCGCTTCTTCCGCAATCAGGTCTGCCGCCATTACGAGTGCGCCGTTTGGTCCAAGCTTGTATTCTTCCATTAGTCCTTGAACACTTACGTAGTCGCGAATGTCAATATCTGGTGCGTATGGTAAGGTAAAGGCTCCAGGGTCTAAGTTCACGATTGCCACATTTTGCTTTTGGATTTTTAGCCAGTCGGTGAAGGAGGCAGTGAGGAGAGATTTCCCTGAACCTGCTGTGCCGATTATAAAGATTATAAGCATTTAGAACACCTGACGTATGAACGAAACAGCCTAAATAAATTCGTTGCGTTTGTTTATCTGTTTTAGGGTTTGCTCGGGCACTCAGATTTCAATCATCTTTTTCAATGTTCAAC includes these proteins:
- a CDS encoding GTPase; its protein translation is MLIIFIIGTAGSGKSLLTASFTDWLKIQKQNVAIVNLDPGAFTLPYAPDIDIRDYVSVQGLMEEYKLGPNGALVMAADLIAEEAEKLGREIENLNPDVVLVDTPGQMELFAFRASGPYIVNELTKEPKVIIYLFDSVFSAGPLNYVSNMFLSAAVYNRFFVPQTYVLSKCDLLPPEDVNRIVDWSADPETLESAIEEKLTGTRRLLSRDMMHAIYRLGLRFFLIPVSAKTNDGLINLNMALERIATEGEKFTV